The Pygocentrus nattereri isolate fPygNat1 chromosome 1, fPygNat1.pri, whole genome shotgun sequence genome window below encodes:
- the pik3cg gene encoding phosphatidylinositol 4,5-bisphosphate 3-kinase catalytic subunit gamma isoform, whose product MEPHISDDEPPVVHREENKRRRRKMKAFTSASSVAMDHLAMEFVLPTTNKTTRSPDSLQLDVVGNWTVEQVKAQLWLRAVTTNLCPEFYQKYSPDHCILLYQKKGSWCEIYDKHQVFQTLDCIRYWKALKKDVGKIHVVLRPQPSDESVQYQKFLNHLIGYDVTDVSNVHDDELEFTRRKLLTPRKIELADRDPKLYSMDPWITTKSLPDYLLSKVTNNYILLVIHVYTSSQTIKVSIDDTPVQVLQSFFTKIANKRALLGIPEEVNESNFVLRVCGREEYIYGNYAIKDFHWIRQSLKSGEEIHLVLEPPPNPEQDVVQKEDWSQVDDCTGVAGTHEQLTIDEKDHEKVFTISLWDCNRKFRVKILGIDIPVLPRNSELIVFVEASIFHGQQLLAQERTSPKPFTEEVLWNTWLEFNIKIKDLPKGARLNLQVLCSKGQTQTSRDSATHDCRNKSRLLYYVNLLVVDHRSLLRQGEFILHMWKMPEKSEDNSSVNADKLTSATNPDKTSSMAIAVLLDKYCYPVALPKSRDSRDSSEMDGERGKREMPNHLRKQFEQIVATDPLHPLSSEDKELLWHFRQECMRHPTAYPKFLGSVKWGKQEAVMATHQLLERSTTWDRSPLDVGLAMQLLDCHFSDANVRTMAVRKLETLGDDDVLRYLLQLVQAVKFEPYHDSALARFLLKRALRSKRIGHFLFWFLRSEIAQSMHYQQRYAVILEAYLRGCGGAMLQDFSKQVEITEALQKVTREIKAVSAEKYDVSAQVILQLRQKLEALQTSGLPESFKVPFDPGLRAGALVIEQCKVMASKKKPLWLQFKRADPTTLSSDTIGVIFKDGDDLRQDMLILQILVIMESIWETESLDLSLLPYGCISTGNKIGMIEIVKDATTIANIQQSTVGNTGAFKDEILNQWLRDKCVNEDKYQQAVERFVYSCGGYCVATYVLGIGDRHNDNIMITESGNLFHIDFGHILGNYKSFLGISKERVPFVLTPDFLYVMGTTGKKSSPNFLKFQDVCVKAYLALRHHTNLLIILFSMMLMTGMPQLTSKEDIEYIREALTVGCTEDEAQRHFLDQIEICRDKGWTVQFNWFLHLVLGIKQGVEKRSA is encoded by the exons ATGGAGCCGCACATTAGTGATGATGAACCGCCAGTAGttcacagagaggaaaacaagaggaggagaagaaaaatgaaagcattcaCATCAGCTTCGTCTGTGGCAATGGATCACCTAGCAATGGAGTTTGTGCTTCCCACCACAAACAAGACGACCAGGAGCCCTGACTCGCTGCAGCTGGACGTGGTCGGGAACTGGACCGTCGAGCAGGTAAAAGCCCAGCTGTGGCTGAGGGCCGTCACAACTAACCTGTGCCCCGAATTCTACCAGAAGTACTCGCCCGACCACTGCATCCTGCTCTACCAGAAGAAGGGCAGCTGGTGTGAGATCTACGATAAGCACCAGGTGTTCCAAACCCTTGATTGCATTCGCTACTGGAAAGCCCTGAAGAAGGATGTTGGAAAAATCCATGTGGTCCTGAGGCCCCAACCTTCCGACGAATCTGTCCAGTACCAGAAGTTTCTGAATCATCTTATAGGATACGACGTCACGGACGTCAGCAATGTCCATGATGATGAGCTGGAGTTCACAAGAAGGAAGTTACTTACGCCTCGAAAAATCGAGTTGGCTGACAGGGACCCCAAACTTTACTCAATGGATCCTTGGATAACCACAAAATCTTTGCCTGATTATTTGCTCAGCAAGGTCACAAACAATTACATCCTGCTTGTGATACACGTATATACCTCTAGTCAGACAATAAAGGTATCCATAGATGACACACCTGTTCAGGTACTTCAGAGTTTCTTCACGAAGATTGCCAACAAGAGGGCACTCCTCGGCATTCCGGAGGAGGTCAATGAATCCAATTTCGTTCTCAGAGTCTGCGGAAGAGAAGAATATATTTATGGAAACTATGCCATCAAAGATTTCCACTGGATCAGGCAGAGCCTCAAAAGTGGAGAGGAGATCCATTTGGTGCTCGAACCCCCTCCGAACCCAGAACAAGATGTGGTCCAGAAGGAGGACTGGTCCCAGGTGGACGACTGCACCGGAGTGGCTGGCACCCATGAgcaactgaccattgatgagaAAGATCATGAGAAGGTGTTCACCATCTCACTCTGGGACTGCAACCGCAAGTTCAGAGTCAAAATCTTGGGCATTGACATCCCAGTCCTGCCTCGCAATTCAGAGCTGATTGTGTTTGTGGAGGCCAGCATTTTCCATGGGCAGCAGTTGCTGGCTCAGGAGAGGACATCGCCCAAGCCCTTCACTGAGGAGGTGCTGTGGAATACTTGGCTGGAGTTCAACATCAAGATTAAGGACTTGCCCAAAGGTGCCCGGCTGAATCTTCAAGTGTTATGTAGCAAAGGGCAAACCCAGACCTCCCGGGACAGCGCCACACATGACTGCAGAAACAAGAGCCGCCTGCTCTACTATGTTAACCTGCTAGTGGTGGACCACAGGTCCCTGCTCAGACAGGGAGAGTTCATCCTGCACATGTGGAAGATGCCAGAGAAGAGTGAGGACAACAGTAGCGTGAATGCAGACAAGCTTACCTCGGCCACCAATCCAGACAAAACAAGTTCCATGGCCATCGCGGTTCTCCTGGACAAGTATTGCTACCCTGTTGCTCTACCTAAGAGCAGGGATTCTCGAGATTCCTCCGAaatggatggagagagaggcaAAAGAGAAATGCCCAATCATTTGCGCAAGCAGTTCGAGCAAATAGTGGCTACCGACCCTCTGCATCCGCTAAGTTCCGAAGACAAGGAACTCCTCTGGCATTTCAGGCAGGAGTGCATGCGGCATCCCACAGCCTACCCAAAGTTCCTTGGCTCTGTGAAGTGGGGAAAACAGGAAGCTGTGATGGCCACGCATCAGCTACTGGAGAGGAGCACCACCTGGGATCGTAGCCCTCTTGATGTAGGCTTAGCCATGCAGCTATTAGACTGCCACTTTTCTGATGCGAATGTGCGCACTATGGCTGTCAGAAAGTTGGAAACGCTTGGTGACGACGATGTCCTACGATACCTTTTGCAGCTGGTTCAG GCGGTGAAGTTTGAGCCCTATCATGACAGCGCCCTGGCCAGGTTCCTGCTGAAGCGCGCTCTCAGG AGTAAGCGGATTGGCCATTTCTTGTTCTGGTTCCTGAGGAGCGAGATAGCTCAGTCGATGCACTATCAGCAGAGGTACGCAGTTATATTGGAGGCCTACCTGCGCGGCTGTGGAGGGGCGATGCTGCAGGACTTCAGTAAGCAGGTGGAGATCACGGAGGCGCTGCAGAAGGTCACGCGCGAGATCAAGGCCGTGTCTGCTGAGAAATACGACGTATCTGCGCAAG TTATTCTTCAGCTGCGACAGAAGCTGGAGGCTCTGCAGACGTCCGGCCTGCCGGAGAGCTTTAAAGTGCCGTTCGACCCAGGCCTGCGAGCAGGAGCTCTGGTG AttgaacagtgtaaagtgatgGCGTCCAAGAAGAAACCGCTGTGGCTGCAGTTTAAGCGAGCCGACCCCACCACTTTATCCAGCGACACCATCGGGGTGATCTTCAAGGACGGAGACGACCTCCGTCAGGACATGTTAATACTGCAG ATTCTGGTAATTATGGAGTCTATTTGGGAGACGGAGTCGTTAGATCTGTCCTTATTGCCTTACGGCTGCATTTCCACTGGAAACAAAATCG GGATGATTGAGATCGTGAAGGATGCCACCACCATTGCTAACATCCAGCAGAGCACCGTGGGGAACACTGGCGCCTTTAAAGACGAGATCCTGAACCAGTGGCTGCGAGACAAGTGCGTGAACGAGGACAAG tATCAGCAGGCAGTGGAGCGCTTTGTGTACTCCTGTGGTGGTTACTGTGTGGCTACCTACGTCCTGGGGATCGGTGACCGCCACAACGACAACATCATGATCACAGAATCTG GAAACCTTTTCCACATTGACTTCGGACACATCCTTGGAAACTACAAGAGCTTTCTTGGCATAAGCAAGGAACGGGTGCCCTTTGTATTGACCCCTGATTTTCTCTACGTGATGGGAACGACAGGAAAGAAGAGCAGCCCGAATTTCCTCAAGTTTCAG GACGTTTGCGTGAAGGCCTACCTGGCCCTGCGGCACCACACCAACCTGCTGATCATCTTGTTCTCCATGATGCTGATGACCGGCATGCCCCAGCTGACCAGCAAGGAGGACATCGAGTACATCCGAGAGGCTCTGACTGTGGGCTGCACAGAAGATGAGGCTCAAAGACACTTTCTGGATCAGATCGAGATCTGTCGGGACAAAGGCTGGACGGTGCAGTTCAACTGGTTCCTGCACTTGGTGCTTGGCATTAAGCAAGGAGTAGAGAAGCGGTCAGCCTGA